The Desulfotignum phosphitoxidans DSM 13687 DNA segment TTAGACTGGACCTATCCGGACTACCGGTCCAAAGAGATCGTTCGTTTTCTGGAACAGGTCCGGGACAAATATCTGCTGGATTTAAAAGCAGTCAAAAGGAGTCTGTCATGATAAAAAGCATGACCGCGTTTGCCAAAGCGGTCCATACAAAGGATCTGATCACGGCCGAAGCAGTGATCAAATCCTATAATTCCAGGCACCTGGATTTTGCTGTGTACCTGCCTGAACCCTGCCAGGGGCTGGAAGAGGAAATCAAAAAGATTGCAACCCGGTATCACCAGCGGGGACGGATGGAAATCCGGGTCACGATCCAGGATGAAGGCTCCCGGGAGAACGGGTTTGACGTGGATGAAGCAAAGGCATTGAGCTATTTTAAAGCGTTGAAACAGATCACCGATCATCTGGGGCTTTCCCGGGAACCGGAACTGGCGGATGTGCTGTCTGCCAGAAATATCATTGTGCCGGCCGTGGAAAATCCGGACCAGGCCCTGTTGGCCCAAGTGGTGTCTGAAGCTGTGGATCTGGCGGCCCGGGATCTGGACCGGATGCGCCGGGCCGAAGGGGAAAACCTGTACCAGGACCTGATGGCCCGGATCACAGAGATTGAAGATCAGATGGATCAGCTAAAATCTCTGTCCGGTGACATCCCCGTGCTGTATAAAAAACGGCTTCAAGACCGGCTGGCCAGACTCACGGCAGACCAGGGAGAGATCGATCCCGTCCGTCTGGCCCAGGAAGTGGCTATACTGGCGGATAAAAGTGACGTGTCCGAGGAGATCGTCCGGATTTCAAGCCATATCCATCAGTTCAGGAAAACAATGAATGCGGACAGATCCCAGGGCCAGACCCTGAATTTTCTGATCCAGGAATTCAACCGGGAGTTCAACACCATTGGATCCAAGGCCGGTCAGGCGGCGTTGTCTCACATGGTGGTGGAACTGAAATCAAAACTGGAAAAAATCCGGGAACAGGTGCAGAACATTGAGTAATATTAAAAAAAAGAAACCTGTCGCGGCCGAGCGCACAGGAACAAGTATGGAACAGGTCGTGCTGAACATCGGTTTCGGCAATACCGTGGTGGCGGACCGGGTGGTGACAATTCTCACCCCGAATTCCAGTCCTATGAAACGCCTCAAGGATGAGGCCAAAGATGACCGCCGTCTCATCGATGCCACCCATGGCAGAAAAACCCGGGCCATTATCATCACGGACAGCAACCATGTGATTCTATCGGCCATTCAGGCGGAAACCCTGTCCTCCCGGTTTGAAACCTTGATCCGGAACCCGGAACAGGCCCAGGAAAAATGATTATGAAACAAAACGGCCAATTGTTTGTGATTTCCGCGCCTTCCGGGGCCGGTAAAACCACGTTAATTCAACAGGTCATGGTCCGGTTTCCCGGGGTGTCGTATTCGGTGTCTCACACCACGCGCCCGCCCAGGCCCGGAGAGATCGACGGCAAAGATTATTTTTTTGTCACAGAACAAAACTTCACCCAAATGATCCAGGCGGGAGAATGGCTGGAATGGGCCCGGGTCCATGGGAATTATTACGGCACTTCCCGGGCGTTTGTGGAAAAACAGCTGGCAGCCGGGAACAGCCTGCTTTTGGATATCGATGTCCAGGGGGCCCGGCAGGTCATGGATGCCGGCCTGGATCCGGTTACGATTTTTATTTTGCCCCCGTCCATTGAGGTGCTGCGCCAACGTCTGGAAACAAGGGGCACGGACAGTGCGCAAACCATTGCCCTGCGTCTGGAAAACGCCAAAAAGGAAATCGCGTTGACCCATCTTTATAAGTATGTGGTGAAGAATGATGATCTGACAACGGCGGCGGATCAATTGTGTGCCATTTTCGACCAGGAGATCACATCTGCCGGAAACAAGCGGAAATCCAGCAATGTCTGAGCCGGGCATGGAAATCCTTTTCGGGTTTCACAGCGTGGTTGAAGCCCTGAAAGCCGGACGCCGCCGGTTTGAAGGCCTGTATCTGTTCAAGAAACTGTCGGGCCGCCGCAAGGACATTGTCATGGCTGCGGCAAAAACAGCCGGCATTCCCGTGTCCTTCACCGATACCCGGCAGCTGGATGCGCTTGCCCGGGGCGGGGTTCACCAGGGGATTGCGGCCCGGGCCACCTTGTTTCCCGTATTTCGTGAACCGGAGCTCATGGCACAGATTGCCCAAAGACAACTCCCGTTTCACGCATTGATTCTGGATCAGATTGAAGACCCCCAGAATGTGGGGGCACTGATCCGCACGGCCCTGTGCACGGGAATCGATTATATCGTAATTCCCAAAGACCGGTCCGCACTGCCCGGTCCCGGGGTTTCCCGGGCTTCGGCCGGTGCCATGGAGCATGCATCCATTTTTGTGGTCACCAATACCGCGTCAACCATCCGGACCCTTAAAACACACAACGCCTGGGTGGCCGGCTTGGATGCCGCAGGCAGCACGTTGCTGCACCAGGCGGATTTGACCGGAAATCTGGTCCTGGTGGTGGGCGGGGAACACAAAGGGGTTCGTCCGGGCGTGCTTAAAGTGTGCGATTTTGTCATTTCCATTCCCATTAAAAGTCCGGTCACCTCTTTGAATGCGTCAGTGGCCGGGGCCATGGCCATGTACGAGGCCCTGCGCCAGAAAATTGTCAATTAAATTTAAGGAATAACTCAAATTATCATGCAGCAACCTATTTCAATTACTTCCAACGGAACATGGCAGGTGCCGGATTATCCGTCAGTGGCCTGTATAAAAGGCGACGGCATTGGATCCGACATCTGGCCCAATGCCCGGATTGTGCTGGATGCGGCCGTCAATGCCGTATTTGGAGAAGAAAAAAAAATTGACTGGGTCCCGGTGCCGGCCGGTGCAGCCAGTTTCAAAGAAACCGGACACTGGCTTCCGGATCAGACGCTTGAAACCATCCGGAATTTGAAAGTCGCCATCAAAGGTCCTTTGGCCACGCCCGTGGGAAAAGGCATCCGAAGCCTGAACGTCCGGTTGCGAAAAGAACTGGACCTGTATGCCTGTATCCGGCCGGTCAAGTATTATCCCCCCGTGCCCAGTCCGGTGAAACACCCGGAAAAAGTGGATATGGTGGTTTTTAGGGAAAACACGGAAGATGTCTATGCCGGCATGGAATGGGAAGCCGGCACCCCGGAGTGCCGGCAGTTGATGCACATGCTCAAAACCCGTCTGAACTGCAATCTGCCGGAATCAAGCGCTTTGGGGCTCAAGCCCATGTCACCGGAAAACACCCGGCGCCTGGTTAAAAAAGCGTGTGAATACGCGTTGGAAAACAACCGCAAAAGTGTGACTCTGATGCACAAGGGCAATATCATGAAATTCACGGAAGGCGGGTTTCGCAAATGGGGGTATGAAGCGGCATTTGACTGTTTCGGAGACCGGATGATCACTGAGGATGTGCTGTACGCCAGATATGAAGGTGTGGTGCCGGACGGCCATGTGGTGGTCAGAGACCGGATCGCGGATATGGTGTTCGCCGATGTGTTGCTCAAGCCGGACCAGTATGATATCATTGCCTGTCCCAATCTGAACGGAGATTATATTTCCGATGCCCTGGCCGCCCAGGTGGGCGGGCTGGGAATGGCCCCGGGTGCCAATATCGGGGATGCCTGCGCTGTGTTTGAGGCCACCCACGGCACAGCCCCGGACATTGCCGGTAAAGATGCGGCCAATCCCTGTTCCCTGATGCTGTCCGGGGCCATGATGCTGGATCATCTGGGGTGGCACGCGGCCGGAGATGCCGTGCGCCGGGCCGTGGGCCGGGCCCTGGCAGGAGGACAGGTCACATCGGATCTGGCAGACCAGATCCCGGGGGCAAAGGCGGTATCATGTTCCGGATTTTCACGGATCGTCATGGAAAACCTGTTTGTAACAGCCTGAAAAAAACCGTTCAAAGGGTTGGGGCACTGGTGTTTCCGGACATGTGCCTCAACTGCCGGGCATTGCTGCCCGTTTCGAAGGAACCTGATTTTTCAGAGCCGGCTTTTTTCTGTGCAGAGTGTCGCGCCAGAGGACTTCCAGCATTCGAGCCCCCTTATTGCCGGATATGCGGCCATATGTTTGACACGGGAGACACCCATGTTTGTGAAACCTGCCTCACAGACCCTCCCGTGGTTCACCGGGTCCGGGCGGCCCTGGCCTATCAGGGACTGGTGCCTGAGATCGTTCCTTTGTTCAAATACCACGCCCGGCTGTCGTTGACCCCGTTTTTTGATTCCCTGATGTTCAATGCATTGGATCGATATTTCAGGGACACGGAAATCCACTGGATTGTGCCCGTGCCCCTGCACCCGAAAAAACTGCGGCAAAGAGGATTCAACCAGTCGTTGCTCCTGGTACGCCGGCTTTACGACACATATGAGCGACATTATGGCGCGCGTCCGGGGTGGCAGGTGGATGCTTCCGTATTGAAACGGGTCCGGTACACCCATTCTCAAACCGGGCTGGACATTGCCGCACGGAAAAACAATTTAAAGAACGCGTTTCAGGTTCCGGACCCGGCCCGGGTGAAAAATGCCGGCATTTTACTGGTGGATGATGTGTACACCACCGGGGCCACAAGCAATGAAGCAGCCCGGGCTCTGCTGGCTGGGGGCGCGGTCCGGGTGGATGTCCTGGTGCTGGCCCGGGCCTGATCCGGACGGATATATTAATTTTTTTTTGTAATTTTGTGACACAGGAGGAAAATATGCAGCGCTGTGACTGGTGTCTGAAAGATCCGATATATATCAAGTACCATGACACGGAATGGGGCGTGCCCGTGCATGATGACAACAAGATCTTTGAATTTCTGATCCTGGAAGGGGCCCAGGCCGGGCTGTCCTGGCTGACCATTCTCAAGCGAAGGCAAGGATACCGCAAAGCGTTTGCCGATTTCGATCCGGCCAAAGTGGCCCGGTTCACGCCGGAACGGATCGCAGACCTGCTCCAGAACAAGGCCATCATCCGCAATAAGCTCAAGGTGGCATCCGCCGTGAGCAACGCCCGAGTGTTTTTGGACATCCAGACCAAGTTCGGGTCTTTTGATCAGTATGCCTGGCAGTTTGTGGACGGCCGGCCAAAGGTCAATACCTATACTTCAGTGGACCAGATACCGGCCACCTCCAAAGAATCGGACGCGTTTTCCAAAGACCTGAAACAGCGGGGTTTCAAGTTTGTGGGCTCCACCATCATCTATGCCCATATGCAGGCCACGGGCATGGTGAACGATCATCTGGTGTCGTGTTTCCGGCATCAGGAGGTGAAAAAGCTTTGACAATGCGTACGTCATGGCGTACCATACTAAAAAAGTCCAGGAGGTTCAAATGACAATATTATCTGCAACAGAAGCACGCTCAAATCTTTACAGGCTCATTGATCAAACATCATCTTCTCATGAGCCTATCATTATTACAGGCAAAAGAGGAAATGCGGTTCTTCTCTCGGAAGAAGACTGGAAATCAATTCAGGAAACCCTGTTTCTTTTGAGCATTCCAGGTATGCGTGACTCGATCAGGGAAGGCCTTGCCACGCCAATAGACGATTGTCAAGAGGAACTTGACTGGTGAGCTGGAAGGTGGTGTTTACCAAACAAGCTCAGAAGGATGCTAAAAAAATTTCCTCATCCGGACTGAAATCAAAGGCAGAAGAAATCATAGAGATATTGAGAAATGATCCATACCAGACACCACCCCCCTATGAGAAACTGATCGGCGACTTATCAGGTGCCTGTTCAAGAAGGCTGAATATTCAACACAGAATTGTTTACCAGATTTATAATGATGAAAAAATCGTTAAAGTGATTCGAATGTGGACCCACTACGAGTAGAAAATCAACACAATCCTGCCGCAGCAAAATGCTGCGCACATCTTTTCAATACCATTTGCCGAAAATGGCAGTATTGCCATTTTCGGCAAATACTGATTTGTCCAGGTGCTTCACCGTTGCCTAAGTGGCTGAAAATCATGCTAAAAAGACAAATATGTATGCTTACGATGCATATCTTTTGGATTGTGCGATTCGACAAAAATCACCTTTGTTAACATTGGATCTGAAGCTAAAGACAGCTGCTCAAAAAATTAAAATTGAAACACTGGAGGTTTAAGATGCAGGTTTATACCTATTCAGAAGCCAGGCAAAAGCTTGCGTTGGTGTTAGAACAGGCTGAAAATACCGGCAAGGTGTTAATTCGAAGGAAAGATGGGCGGACTTTTGCTTTGGTTCTTGAAAAAAATATTTCATCTCCATTAGATGTGCCTTCGATAAAAGCAAAAATAGCAACACAAGAAATTGTGGATATCGTCAGACAAGGAAGAGAAAGATGAACAAATCACTGGGCGGGACCGCGAGCAACTCAATTCCAGATTCAAAACGGATAAAAAAATACCCATTCTGGGAAAGCCGATTAAATATCCAACCCCCTACTGACCCAGCAGTTATCATTCTGGATGAGCCGATTTATCCCAGAAAAGGAATCGACCCCAGGCGGGTTTATCTCCAGGGATCTGGATGGCAAAGCGGCCAGGCCTGGACCAAAAAACAATTCATTCCCATTAAGGGAAAATGCCAGTACTGGCATTTTCCCTTAATGATGATCTATCCCGGGGCTTTACCCCGATAGCCGTTTCGGCCATGCAGAAAAGAAACATCCTGGGAGTTACCAGCCGGTATGTGATCGTCCTGAATCAGCAGGGAGTGGGATGATGCCGGTTCAGACCAATACCGGGAACCGGCGTAGATGATGCACCGGGCCTGGAAACGCGGGGTGATATGATCAGCCTGTCCCAGCGGTATAGTGCCGGTTTTTTTGAGCCTGAACAAGCACGTCGGCCATATGAATGAAAGATCCATTAAGATGGTATGGCAGCTGCGGTATTCCATGCCGGTGGAAATATCTGAGCATATTACGTAATGACAGTATGGTGTTTTTTTTTAATTGCTTTACCTGAGAAAAAACATCTGGTATGGAATCAAATCAGCTATTGAGGTGGTATACAGATCTGGATTTGTTTCAAATTCTTTTGTTATCCAGTTTGTTATGAAAAATCGCTGAAATCCAGATCAGCTCAACAACTTGTTTAAGGAATGGCGCTCTCAAGAGTGATTATTCATATGTCACAGAGGGTATGGACAATGATGATGTGGGTGAGGGAAATTCTGAGGAATGATCTTTTTTAGGTAAAATGATGACTTTAATAGTGAAAAACAGAAGGTAATTAAATGACCAAAATTAGAGTATATGAATTAGCCAGAGATTTGAATATGACCAACAAAGCTCTGCTTGACAAATTAGAAGAGCTTTGCATTGAGGGTAAGGGTCATCTGAGTTCATTGGAGTATACTGAGGTCAAACAGATCAAGAGAAACATTTTTGGTAAAACCCATAAGGAATCTTTAGATACTTTAGTTAAGCCATCTGTGATTCGGCGTAGAATCCCAATAATTCCTGACTGGGAAATTTTTGAAAAGGAAGTTCGGAATTTGTTAACCCAACAAGGATGGGCAGTAACACCTGAACATATTTTAGGTCCAAAAAAAGTTGATGCTTATGCAGAAAAAACCACAGATTTCATGCAGAAAAAGAAGATTGCAATCGAATGTAAATATTATGAAAAACCATTGTCAAAATCTGAGGTTGTCACTATTGTTGTAGATTATTTACCCTTGATACAGAATAATTACGTAGACACTTTACTGATTGTCACGTCAAATGGGTTGTCGCCTGCTGCAGTAACATATGCCAAAGATACAGAAGGAATTGTTCACATAAAATTTTTAGAACTTCTATATTCTTCTATTGATTTTTCCAATTATGTCCAAGGGATTAGAGCACAATATACAATGGATGAATTGCCTGTTTTGTATACATATCAGTCTGCAAAAGACATCGAAAATTCTCATATCTTGGATGTTGCTGAGCATATACTTGATTGGACAGAATCAGAGGATGAGCAACCTCTTGCAATTTTTGGTGGTTATGGAATAGGAAAGTCAACCTTGGCAAAAAGGCTTGCCTATGTACTTGCGAAGCGACACATGCTTGACTCCCAGAAACGGATTCCAATAATGATCGGTTTGGATGATGTAACATCTGACCAATCATTAGATGGCCTTTTAGGTCGTCATTTCACGTCATTTGCCACTGTACCAAATTTCAATTTTCATATTTTTTTACAGTTAAATAATAGAGGCCGTTTCGTCATAATTTTAGATGGTTTTGATGAAATGAAAAAAACAATGAGCTGGGAATCTTTACAATACAATTTCACACAATTTAATAAACTTATCGGTAAAAATACCAAGGTTATACTATTGGGTCGACCAACAGCTTTTATTTCAGAAGCTGAATATATAGAGGCTATACAGGGAAAAAGATCCATTGGTGGCACCTTAAAACAGATTCCAGGTTGGCCGGAATATAAAGAATACCGATTGTTACGCTTTGAATTAAAACAAATAAAAGAATACGTACAAAAATATAAAACCACAAAAATATTTCAAGGCCAAAAGCCCCACCAAATAAATCGATTTTACAATATTCTGGAACGATACAAAAAACACAAATTGCTGGATCTTGCTAGCAGACCGGTACAGCTTAAAATGTTACTTCAAATTTTGCCCCATTATAAAGGATCGTTAGATATTTTCACAGAAACTATTTTATATTCAGAATTTGTAGAACTGATAATCCGAAGAGATCTCAAAAAAAGAGCTCGAAGTGCATACAATTTGAAAGAAAGAAGATTATTTGCTTCCAAATTAGCATTTTGGATGTGGCAAAATGATGCTACATTAGAAATCTCTGTCTCCTCAATACCAGATGATATATTTAAAGGATTTGAACGAAAAGACGTGCATATTGATGCAGTGAAAAGAGATTTAATATCTGGTTGCTTCTTGGAAAAAAAACCACCAGAAGGTTTGTATTTACCTCATCGTTCATTTCTTGAGTTCTTGGTGGCTGATTGGCTTGTACGCTTGGTTGAAAGAAAAGATGAAAATTTGTTAGAAATCCCGTTCGTATCTCCAGAAATTATTGCTTTTTTTAATGAGTTGGTTGGCAAAAAAAATGTGTTGGAATGGAGAGATTGGTTACGAAGAATATCCAAAAATAGAGCTATTGAAGAACAATGTGTTGAATTGTTCAAAGAAACATGTAAATACTATAACATCAGGGTCACTTCCACATTACTTAACGAACTCAGACATATTAAGCCACAGAAAAAAAAGGAAAATTCAATTGATGAATTGAAGGCATCAGAGGATTTGGACAATTACCCGATAAAGAAACGAAAACAGAAAAAAATGCCCCATCGTCTTGGTGGCGTTACAAAAAAGAAAAATTTAAGAGGTGTTAAGTGTTGAATAGAACAAGTTAGCTAATTCCCTTGTGGGATCTTTTCGGACTGGATGGGCCATGCATAATGCAATAAATTAAATAGTTAAGCCAGCAAAACGTTTTATAACGTCCCTATATTCGCTTTTTCGGGGCAAAAAGAACAATATAGAAGTAATTGAGAATAAATATAAGTCCCTAACCACCAAAATGCTGACGGACAAGCCACAGATTTTGAAACGTTAGCTCACAGAAGGAATAGAGAATGTCAGAAGAAACGGTATTGGTATCTCAAGCAGATGCGGAACTCGACCGCCTTCTGGGCTGGGTGCGTGCAGCCGAATCCAGGCTGGCTCTTGTGCTCCCTCTCTCTACGGCGATGATAGGAGCTCTGGCCGTTCTCATGCCCTCGGCTCCCAACTGGACTGTACCGGGAGGAAGCGCTTCTGCTTTCGCCGCGTTTTTCTTGTTTCTAAGCATTGTGTTCGCGGCATGCGCTTCGTTCCCGCGAACGACTGGTCCAAAGGGATCACTCATATACTTCGGCGGGATCGTAAGCAGGGATCTTTCCCAGTACGTGGAAGCGGTTAAGTCTGCCACACAGCAAACCTATCTCGACGATATGCTGACCCAGTGCCACCGCAACGCGCAGATTGCCGAACGAAAGTACACCTGGATTCAACGCTCCATGGCATGCCTCTTTCTCGCAGCGCTTCCGTGGGGTTTCGCGCTGTTCATCCTCTATTCGGGAACACCCTAATGGCCTTGATTAATGACCTAACCAATGACGTCCAAGGGATAATCAGTAAGACTTGGAGCACCCGAAAGGGCCAGAAAGTTCCCTCTTCGGACAGTGTCGCCTTAGCTGGGGGTGCAGTAGAGCTTGATGCCACATTCCTATACGCCGATTTGGCTAACTCATCCAAGATGGCGAAGGAACTTGACCGTCGGATTGCTGCCAAGATCTTGAAGTCGTTTCTGGCAACAACGGCCAGACTCGTTCGCCACCATGGTGGGAGTATCGTCAGCTTCGATGGCGACCGCATACTGGGAGTCTTTACTGGATCGTACAAGAATACCACTGCTGCCAAGTGCG contains these protein-coding regions:
- a CDS encoding YicC/YloC family endoribonuclease, which encodes MIKSMTAFAKAVHTKDLITAEAVIKSYNSRHLDFAVYLPEPCQGLEEEIKKIATRYHQRGRMEIRVTIQDEGSRENGFDVDEAKALSYFKALKQITDHLGLSREPELADVLSARNIIVPAVENPDQALLAQVVSEAVDLAARDLDRMRRAEGENLYQDLMARITEIEDQMDQLKSLSGDIPVLYKKRLQDRLARLTADQGEIDPVRLAQEVAILADKSDVSEEIVRISSHIHQFRKTMNADRSQGQTLNFLIQEFNREFNTIGSKAGQAALSHMVVELKSKLEKIREQVQNIE
- a CDS encoding DUF370 domain-containing protein; translation: MEQVVLNIGFGNTVVADRVVTILTPNSSPMKRLKDEAKDDRRLIDATHGRKTRAIIITDSNHVILSAIQAETLSSRFETLIRNPEQAQEK
- the gmk gene encoding guanylate kinase; this translates as MKQNGQLFVISAPSGAGKTTLIQQVMVRFPGVSYSVSHTTRPPRPGEIDGKDYFFVTEQNFTQMIQAGEWLEWARVHGNYYGTSRAFVEKQLAAGNSLLLDIDVQGARQVMDAGLDPVTIFILPPSIEVLRQRLETRGTDSAQTIALRLENAKKEIALTHLYKYVVKNDDLTTAADQLCAIFDQEITSAGNKRKSSNV
- the rlmB gene encoding 23S rRNA (guanosine(2251)-2'-O)-methyltransferase RlmB; the protein is MSEPGMEILFGFHSVVEALKAGRRRFEGLYLFKKLSGRRKDIVMAAAKTAGIPVSFTDTRQLDALARGGVHQGIAARATLFPVFREPELMAQIAQRQLPFHALILDQIEDPQNVGALIRTALCTGIDYIVIPKDRSALPGPGVSRASAGAMEHASIFVVTNTASTIRTLKTHNAWVAGLDAAGSTLLHQADLTGNLVLVVGGEHKGVRPGVLKVCDFVISIPIKSPVTSLNASVAGAMAMYEALRQKIVN
- the icd gene encoding NADP-dependent isocitrate dehydrogenase, with product MQQPISITSNGTWQVPDYPSVACIKGDGIGSDIWPNARIVLDAAVNAVFGEEKKIDWVPVPAGAASFKETGHWLPDQTLETIRNLKVAIKGPLATPVGKGIRSLNVRLRKELDLYACIRPVKYYPPVPSPVKHPEKVDMVVFRENTEDVYAGMEWEAGTPECRQLMHMLKTRLNCNLPESSALGLKPMSPENTRRLVKKACEYALENNRKSVTLMHKGNIMKFTEGGFRKWGYEAAFDCFGDRMITEDVLYARYEGVVPDGHVVVRDRIADMVFADVLLKPDQYDIIACPNLNGDYISDALAAQVGGLGMAPGANIGDACAVFEATHGTAPDIAGKDAANPCSLMLSGAMMLDHLGWHAAGDAVRRAVGRALAGGQVTSDLADQIPGAKAVSCSGFSRIVMENLFVTA
- a CDS encoding ComF family protein, translating into MFRIFTDRHGKPVCNSLKKTVQRVGALVFPDMCLNCRALLPVSKEPDFSEPAFFCAECRARGLPAFEPPYCRICGHMFDTGDTHVCETCLTDPPVVHRVRAALAYQGLVPEIVPLFKYHARLSLTPFFDSLMFNALDRYFRDTEIHWIVPVPLHPKKLRQRGFNQSLLLVRRLYDTYERHYGARPGWQVDASVLKRVRYTHSQTGLDIAARKNNLKNAFQVPDPARVKNAGILLVDDVYTTGATSNEAARALLAGGAVRVDVLVLARA
- a CDS encoding DNA-3-methyladenine glycosylase I codes for the protein MQRCDWCLKDPIYIKYHDTEWGVPVHDDNKIFEFLILEGAQAGLSWLTILKRRQGYRKAFADFDPAKVARFTPERIADLLQNKAIIRNKLKVASAVSNARVFLDIQTKFGSFDQYAWQFVDGRPKVNTYTSVDQIPATSKESDAFSKDLKQRGFKFVGSTIIYAHMQATGMVNDHLVSCFRHQEVKKL
- a CDS encoding type II toxin-antitoxin system Phd/YefM family antitoxin, producing MTILSATEARSNLYRLIDQTSSSHEPIIITGKRGNAVLLSEEDWKSIQETLFLLSIPGMRDSIREGLATPIDDCQEELDW
- a CDS encoding Txe/YoeB family addiction module toxin → MSWKVVFTKQAQKDAKKISSSGLKSKAEEIIEILRNDPYQTPPPYEKLIGDLSGACSRRLNIQHRIVYQIYNDEKIVKVIRMWTHYE
- a CDS encoding type II toxin-antitoxin system Phd/YefM family antitoxin, producing MQVYTYSEARQKLALVLEQAENTGKVLIRRKDGRTFALVLEKNISSPLDVPSIKAKIATQEIVDIVRQGRER
- a CDS encoding translation initiation factor IF-2 N-terminal domain-containing protein, which gives rise to MTKIRVYELARDLNMTNKALLDKLEELCIEGKGHLSSLEYTEVKQIKRNIFGKTHKESLDTLVKPSVIRRRIPIIPDWEIFEKEVRNLLTQQGWAVTPEHILGPKKVDAYAEKTTDFMQKKKIAIECKYYEKPLSKSEVVTIVVDYLPLIQNNYVDTLLIVTSNGLSPAAVTYAKDTEGIVHIKFLELLYSSIDFSNYVQGIRAQYTMDELPVLYTYQSAKDIENSHILDVAEHILDWTESEDEQPLAIFGGYGIGKSTLAKRLAYVLAKRHMLDSQKRIPIMIGLDDVTSDQSLDGLLGRHFTSFATVPNFNFHIFLQLNNRGRFVIILDGFDEMKKTMSWESLQYNFTQFNKLIGKNTKVILLGRPTAFISEAEYIEAIQGKRSIGGTLKQIPGWPEYKEYRLLRFELKQIKEYVQKYKTTKIFQGQKPHQINRFYNILERYKKHKLLDLASRPVQLKMLLQILPHYKGSLDIFTETILYSEFVELIIRRDLKKRARSAYNLKERRLFASKLAFWMWQNDATLEISVSSIPDDIFKGFERKDVHIDAVKRDLISGCFLEKKPPEGLYLPHRSFLEFLVADWLVRLVERKDENLLEIPFVSPEIIAFFNELVGKKNVLEWRDWLRRISKNRAIEEQCVELFKETCKYYNIRVTSTLLNELRHIKPQKKKENSIDELKASEDLDNYPIKKRKQKKMPHRLGGVTKKKNLRGVKC
- a CDS encoding Pycsar system effector family protein, with translation MSEETVLVSQADAELDRLLGWVRAAESRLALVLPLSTAMIGALAVLMPSAPNWTVPGGSASAFAAFFLFLSIVFAACASFPRTTGPKGSLIYFGGIVSRDLSQYVEAVKSATQQTYLDDMLTQCHRNAQIAERKYTWIQRSMACLFLAALPWGFALFILYSGTP